Part of the Coprothermobacter sp. genome, CCGACTTCATCTCCAGCCAGTGGCCAAGGAGCATGATGTCGATCAGCGTCGCCAGCTCCCAGTAGAAGACCATGCCCTGAAGACCTAGCGAGACCGTGGCGCTGTAGACAAAGGCCACTGTGATTGCCATCGCGATGAGGGTCATCATACCGGGGGTCCTGGCCTTGAGCTCTTCGAACATCCCTGTGAGGAAGGGCGTGCCACCGTACACGTAGATGAATGCCGACAGTGCGAACAGGAGCCACGTCGAACCGGCAAACTGCAGCTTCGTGCCCAGGTGCAGCAGCATCTGCACGGGCTCCGAAAGGAGCAGAACCGGGACAGTCAAGACGAGACAGACGAGGAATCGGTTCTGGAAGTCACGGATCATGTGAGCGTGGTGGTCATGCCCTTGGTGTTCGTTGTGCTCTGTGTGACCACCCGGCATCACATGCTCAGCATGCGCCATGTCTTCGTGCATGTTGTGGTCGTGTCCTTCCTGATGCATGGCGTGTGCGTCACTTGTCAGGTCGTGATGCGTGTGCTCATGGTCATCCATGTGAAGCCTCCGCTTGTCTGGCGAACTATGCCCAGTCTAGGCCAAAGACCCAGATACTCAACGTGTCCGCACCCCAGACATAGTGAGTATGTGGAACCATGGCACGACGTGAAGCGCGAGCAACGCCCGAACGGAGATGCACACCAATAACCAGAGCGGTTCGGATTTCCCGACGCGCTCGGCAACCTCGGACGATGGAGAAGAATCCGCTAGTGCCTCTCGGGGGCGTCCCTGGGTGTCGGCACGCCTTTGTGTGAGCCGGGCATTTCAATAT contains:
- a CDS encoding heavy metal translocating P-type ATPase codes for the protein MDDHEHTHHDLTSDAHAMHQEGHDHNMHEDMAHAEHVMPGGHTEHNEHQGHDHHAHMIRDFQNRFLVCLVLTVPVLLLSEPVQMLLHLGTKLQFAGSTWLLFALSAFIYVYGGTPFLTGMFEELKARTPGMMTLIAMAITVAFVYSATVSLGLQGMVFYWELATLIDIMLLGHWLEMKSVMGASRALESLARLMPSDAHVIMPDGTVMDHPVAHLAAGDRV